A window of the Cynocephalus volans isolate mCynVol1 chromosome 10, mCynVol1.pri, whole genome shotgun sequence genome harbors these coding sequences:
- the ZDHHC1 gene encoding palmitoyltransferase ZDHHC1 isoform X1, with the protein MNMCNKPSNKTAPEKSVWTAPVQASRPSPELQGQRSRRNGWSWPPHPLQIVAWLLYLFFAVIGFGVLVPLLPHHWVPTGYACMGAIFAGHLVVHLTAVSIDPADANVRDKSYAGPLPIFNRSQHAHVIEDLHCNLCDVDVSSRSKHCSACNKCVCGFDHHCKWLNNCVGERNYRLFLHSVASALLGVLLLVLVATYVFVEFFVNPMQLRTNQHFEVLKNHTDMWFVFLPAAPVETKAPAILALAALLILLGLLSTALLGHLLCFHIYLMWHKLTTYEYIVQHRPPQEAKGAHRELESCPPKMQPIQGQGRPRAHTPSQKPGLWLLLCEDEGRTQDSGAGEPDTQPREMEFYMRTFSHVRPEPPGQARPAAVNANPSRFLATSGQGEPPPRSSPDTLALPFQIRSQKKRKRRVYKVPTSGTLGRESSLSKLRGTRAPGSCSSSLTDSVGTSPMHAADASGAYHSASAESMDEIPVAQKRLGSAALAAPGVRGREPGLAPQTRAPAVFVSPSSGEPGTLGGREAGLA; encoded by the exons ATGAACATGTGCAACAAGCCTTCCAACAAGACAGCCCCTGAGAAGAGCGTGTGGACAGCACCTGTGCAGGCCAGCAGACCCTCTCCAGAGCTGCAAGGCCAGCGGTCCCGCCGGAATGGGTGGAGCTGGCCCCCTCACCCGCTCCAGATTGTGGCCTGGCTACTGTATCTCTTCTTTGCTGTGATCGGCTTTGGGGTCCTTGTTCCTCTCCTGCCCCACCACTGGGTGCCCACTGGCTATGCT TGCATGGGCGCCATCTTTGCTGGCCACCTTGTGGTGCACCTGACTGCTGTCTCCATCGATCCAGCAGATGCCAATGTGCGGGACAAGAGCTACGCAGGGCCACTGCCCATCTTCAACCGCAGCCAACATGCACACGTCATTGAAGACCTGCATTGCAACTTGTGCGATGTGGATGT GAGCTCTCGCTCCAAGCACTGCAGCGCCTGCAACAAGTGCGTGTGCGGCTTCGACCATCACTGCAAGTGGCTCAACAACTGCGTGGGCGAGAGGAACTACCG GCTCTTTCTACACAGTGTGGCATCCGCTTTACTGGGTGTCCTGCTCCTGGTGCTGGTGGCCACTTATGTCTTTGTGGAGTTCTTTGTCAACCCCATGCAGCTGCGCACCAACCAACACTTTGAAG TTCTGAAGAATCACACAGATATGTGGTTTGTGTTCCTGCCTGCTGCCCCCGTGGAGACCAAGGCACCTGCTATCCTGGCCCTGGCTGCCCTCCTCATCCTTCTGGGCCTGCTCTCCACAGCCCTGCTCGGCCACCTGCTCTGCTTCCACATTTATCTCA tgTGGCACAAGCTCACCACCTATGAGTACATCGTGCAGCACCGCCCACCACAGGAGGCAAAGGGGGCCCACAGGGAGCTCGAGTCGTGTCCCCCCAAGATGCAGCCCATACAG GGGCAGGGGAGACCGCGCGCACACACCCCTTCTCAGAAGCCGGGATTGTGGCTGTTACTCTGTGAGGATGAGGGGCGCACCCAGGACTCAGGAGCCGGCGAGCCGGACACACAACCTCGG GAGATGGAGTTCTACATGCGGACCTTCAGCCATGTGCGCCCAGAGCCCCCTGGCCAGGCCAGACCAGCGGCAGTGAATGCCAA TCCCTCTCGGTTTCTTGCCACCAGTGGCCAAGGGGAGCCTCCACCACGCTCCTCCCCAGACACTCTCGCCCTGCCTTTCCAGATCCGATCCCAG AAAAAGAGGAAGCGGCGCGTGTATAAGGTGCCAACGTCCGGGACCTTGGGCCGGGAGTCCTCGCTGTCCAAGCTGCGGG GGACCCGGGCCCCCGGCAGCTGCTCCAGCTCCTTGACGGATTCCGTGGGCACCAGCCCCATGCACGCCGCTGACGCATCAGGTGCCTACCACTCGGCGTCTGCCGAGTCCATGGACGAGATTCCAGTGGCGCAGAAGCGCCTGGGCAGCGCCGCTCTGGCCGCCCCAGGGGTTAGGGGCCGAGAGCCCGGGCTGGCGCCGCAGACGCGTGCGCCCGCCGTTTTCGTGAGCCCGAGCAGCGGCGAGCCCGGGACTCTAGGCGGCCGGGAAGCCGGCCTGGCTTAG
- the ZDHHC1 gene encoding palmitoyltransferase ZDHHC1 isoform X2, which produces MNMCNKPSNKTAPEKSVWTAPVQASRPSPELQGQRSRRNGWSWPPHPLQIVAWLLYLFFAVIGFGVLVPLLPHHWVPTGYACMGAIFAGHLVVHLTAVSIDPADANVRDKSYAGPLPIFNRSQHAHVIEDLHCNLCDVDVSSRSKHCSACNKCVCGFDHHCKWLNNCVGERNYRLFLHSVASALLGVLLLVLVATYVFVEFFVNPMQLRTNQHFEVLKNHTDMWFVFLPAAPVETKAPAILALAALLILLGLLSTALLGHLLCFHIYLMWHKLTTYEYIVQHRPPQEAKGAHRELESCPPKMQPIQEMEFYMRTFSHVRPEPPGQARPAAVNANPSRFLATSGQGEPPPRSSPDTLALPFQIRSQKKRKRRVYKVPTSGTLGRESSLSKLRGTRAPGSCSSSLTDSVGTSPMHAADASGAYHSASAESMDEIPVAQKRLGSAALAAPGVRGREPGLAPQTRAPAVFVSPSSGEPGTLGGREAGLA; this is translated from the exons ATGAACATGTGCAACAAGCCTTCCAACAAGACAGCCCCTGAGAAGAGCGTGTGGACAGCACCTGTGCAGGCCAGCAGACCCTCTCCAGAGCTGCAAGGCCAGCGGTCCCGCCGGAATGGGTGGAGCTGGCCCCCTCACCCGCTCCAGATTGTGGCCTGGCTACTGTATCTCTTCTTTGCTGTGATCGGCTTTGGGGTCCTTGTTCCTCTCCTGCCCCACCACTGGGTGCCCACTGGCTATGCT TGCATGGGCGCCATCTTTGCTGGCCACCTTGTGGTGCACCTGACTGCTGTCTCCATCGATCCAGCAGATGCCAATGTGCGGGACAAGAGCTACGCAGGGCCACTGCCCATCTTCAACCGCAGCCAACATGCACACGTCATTGAAGACCTGCATTGCAACTTGTGCGATGTGGATGT GAGCTCTCGCTCCAAGCACTGCAGCGCCTGCAACAAGTGCGTGTGCGGCTTCGACCATCACTGCAAGTGGCTCAACAACTGCGTGGGCGAGAGGAACTACCG GCTCTTTCTACACAGTGTGGCATCCGCTTTACTGGGTGTCCTGCTCCTGGTGCTGGTGGCCACTTATGTCTTTGTGGAGTTCTTTGTCAACCCCATGCAGCTGCGCACCAACCAACACTTTGAAG TTCTGAAGAATCACACAGATATGTGGTTTGTGTTCCTGCCTGCTGCCCCCGTGGAGACCAAGGCACCTGCTATCCTGGCCCTGGCTGCCCTCCTCATCCTTCTGGGCCTGCTCTCCACAGCCCTGCTCGGCCACCTGCTCTGCTTCCACATTTATCTCA tgTGGCACAAGCTCACCACCTATGAGTACATCGTGCAGCACCGCCCACCACAGGAGGCAAAGGGGGCCCACAGGGAGCTCGAGTCGTGTCCCCCCAAGATGCAGCCCATACAG GAGATGGAGTTCTACATGCGGACCTTCAGCCATGTGCGCCCAGAGCCCCCTGGCCAGGCCAGACCAGCGGCAGTGAATGCCAA TCCCTCTCGGTTTCTTGCCACCAGTGGCCAAGGGGAGCCTCCACCACGCTCCTCCCCAGACACTCTCGCCCTGCCTTTCCAGATCCGATCCCAG AAAAAGAGGAAGCGGCGCGTGTATAAGGTGCCAACGTCCGGGACCTTGGGCCGGGAGTCCTCGCTGTCCAAGCTGCGGG GGACCCGGGCCCCCGGCAGCTGCTCCAGCTCCTTGACGGATTCCGTGGGCACCAGCCCCATGCACGCCGCTGACGCATCAGGTGCCTACCACTCGGCGTCTGCCGAGTCCATGGACGAGATTCCAGTGGCGCAGAAGCGCCTGGGCAGCGCCGCTCTGGCCGCCCCAGGGGTTAGGGGCCGAGAGCCCGGGCTGGCGCCGCAGACGCGTGCGCCCGCCGTTTTCGTGAGCCCGAGCAGCGGCGAGCCCGGGACTCTAGGCGGCCGGGAAGCCGGCCTGGCTTAG
- the ZDHHC1 gene encoding palmitoyltransferase ZDHHC1 isoform X4 — protein MGACSFGKLQSPGQELSLQALQRLQQVRVRLRPSLQVAQQLRGREELPVRAGPELRGLNVLFLHSVASALLGVLLLVLVATYVFVEFFVNPMQLRTNQHFEVLKNHTDMWFVFLPAAPVETKAPAILALAALLILLGLLSTALLGHLLCFHIYLMWHKLTTYEYIVQHRPPQEAKGAHRELESCPPKMQPIQGQGRPRAHTPSQKPGLWLLLCEDEGRTQDSGAGEPDTQPREMEFYMRTFSHVRPEPPGQARPAAVNANPSRFLATSGQGEPPPRSSPDTLALPFQIRSQKKRKRRVYKVPTSGTLGRESSLSKLRGTRAPGSCSSSLTDSVGTSPMHAADASGAYHSASAESMDEIPVAQKRLGSAALAAPGVRGREPGLAPQTRAPAVFVSPSSGEPGTLGGREAGLA, from the exons ATGGGAGCATGCTCTTTTGGGAAACTGCAGAGCCCTGGGCAG GAGCTCTCGCTCCAAGCACTGCAGCGCCTGCAACAAGTGCGTGTGCGGCTTCGACCATCACTGCAAGTGGCTCAACAACTGCGTGGGCGAGAGGAACTACCGGTGAGAGCGGGGCCGGAGCTGCGCGGTCTGAACGT GCTCTTTCTACACAGTGTGGCATCCGCTTTACTGGGTGTCCTGCTCCTGGTGCTGGTGGCCACTTATGTCTTTGTGGAGTTCTTTGTCAACCCCATGCAGCTGCGCACCAACCAACACTTTGAAG TTCTGAAGAATCACACAGATATGTGGTTTGTGTTCCTGCCTGCTGCCCCCGTGGAGACCAAGGCACCTGCTATCCTGGCCCTGGCTGCCCTCCTCATCCTTCTGGGCCTGCTCTCCACAGCCCTGCTCGGCCACCTGCTCTGCTTCCACATTTATCTCA tgTGGCACAAGCTCACCACCTATGAGTACATCGTGCAGCACCGCCCACCACAGGAGGCAAAGGGGGCCCACAGGGAGCTCGAGTCGTGTCCCCCCAAGATGCAGCCCATACAG GGGCAGGGGAGACCGCGCGCACACACCCCTTCTCAGAAGCCGGGATTGTGGCTGTTACTCTGTGAGGATGAGGGGCGCACCCAGGACTCAGGAGCCGGCGAGCCGGACACACAACCTCGG GAGATGGAGTTCTACATGCGGACCTTCAGCCATGTGCGCCCAGAGCCCCCTGGCCAGGCCAGACCAGCGGCAGTGAATGCCAA TCCCTCTCGGTTTCTTGCCACCAGTGGCCAAGGGGAGCCTCCACCACGCTCCTCCCCAGACACTCTCGCCCTGCCTTTCCAGATCCGATCCCAG AAAAAGAGGAAGCGGCGCGTGTATAAGGTGCCAACGTCCGGGACCTTGGGCCGGGAGTCCTCGCTGTCCAAGCTGCGGG GGACCCGGGCCCCCGGCAGCTGCTCCAGCTCCTTGACGGATTCCGTGGGCACCAGCCCCATGCACGCCGCTGACGCATCAGGTGCCTACCACTCGGCGTCTGCCGAGTCCATGGACGAGATTCCAGTGGCGCAGAAGCGCCTGGGCAGCGCCGCTCTGGCCGCCCCAGGGGTTAGGGGCCGAGAGCCCGGGCTGGCGCCGCAGACGCGTGCGCCCGCCGTTTTCGTGAGCCCGAGCAGCGGCGAGCCCGGGACTCTAGGCGGCCGGGAAGCCGGCCTGGCTTAG
- the ZDHHC1 gene encoding palmitoyltransferase ZDHHC1 isoform X3, which yields MLFWETAEPWAADANVRDKSYAGPLPIFNRSQHAHVIEDLHCNLCDVDVSSRSKHCSACNKCVCGFDHHCKWLNNCVGERNYRLFLHSVASALLGVLLLVLVATYVFVEFFVNPMQLRTNQHFEVLKNHTDMWFVFLPAAPVETKAPAILALAALLILLGLLSTALLGHLLCFHIYLMWHKLTTYEYIVQHRPPQEAKGAHRELESCPPKMQPIQGQGRPRAHTPSQKPGLWLLLCEDEGRTQDSGAGEPDTQPREMEFYMRTFSHVRPEPPGQARPAAVNANPSRFLATSGQGEPPPRSSPDTLALPFQIRSQKKRKRRVYKVPTSGTLGRESSLSKLRGTRAPGSCSSSLTDSVGTSPMHAADASGAYHSASAESMDEIPVAQKRLGSAALAAPGVRGREPGLAPQTRAPAVFVSPSSGEPGTLGGREAGLA from the exons ATGCTCTTTTGGGAAACTGCAGAGCCCTGGGCAG CAGATGCCAATGTGCGGGACAAGAGCTACGCAGGGCCACTGCCCATCTTCAACCGCAGCCAACATGCACACGTCATTGAAGACCTGCATTGCAACTTGTGCGATGTGGATGT GAGCTCTCGCTCCAAGCACTGCAGCGCCTGCAACAAGTGCGTGTGCGGCTTCGACCATCACTGCAAGTGGCTCAACAACTGCGTGGGCGAGAGGAACTACCG GCTCTTTCTACACAGTGTGGCATCCGCTTTACTGGGTGTCCTGCTCCTGGTGCTGGTGGCCACTTATGTCTTTGTGGAGTTCTTTGTCAACCCCATGCAGCTGCGCACCAACCAACACTTTGAAG TTCTGAAGAATCACACAGATATGTGGTTTGTGTTCCTGCCTGCTGCCCCCGTGGAGACCAAGGCACCTGCTATCCTGGCCCTGGCTGCCCTCCTCATCCTTCTGGGCCTGCTCTCCACAGCCCTGCTCGGCCACCTGCTCTGCTTCCACATTTATCTCA tgTGGCACAAGCTCACCACCTATGAGTACATCGTGCAGCACCGCCCACCACAGGAGGCAAAGGGGGCCCACAGGGAGCTCGAGTCGTGTCCCCCCAAGATGCAGCCCATACAG GGGCAGGGGAGACCGCGCGCACACACCCCTTCTCAGAAGCCGGGATTGTGGCTGTTACTCTGTGAGGATGAGGGGCGCACCCAGGACTCAGGAGCCGGCGAGCCGGACACACAACCTCGG GAGATGGAGTTCTACATGCGGACCTTCAGCCATGTGCGCCCAGAGCCCCCTGGCCAGGCCAGACCAGCGGCAGTGAATGCCAA TCCCTCTCGGTTTCTTGCCACCAGTGGCCAAGGGGAGCCTCCACCACGCTCCTCCCCAGACACTCTCGCCCTGCCTTTCCAGATCCGATCCCAG AAAAAGAGGAAGCGGCGCGTGTATAAGGTGCCAACGTCCGGGACCTTGGGCCGGGAGTCCTCGCTGTCCAAGCTGCGGG GGACCCGGGCCCCCGGCAGCTGCTCCAGCTCCTTGACGGATTCCGTGGGCACCAGCCCCATGCACGCCGCTGACGCATCAGGTGCCTACCACTCGGCGTCTGCCGAGTCCATGGACGAGATTCCAGTGGCGCAGAAGCGCCTGGGCAGCGCCGCTCTGGCCGCCCCAGGGGTTAGGGGCCGAGAGCCCGGGCTGGCGCCGCAGACGCGTGCGCCCGCCGTTTTCGTGAGCCCGAGCAGCGGCGAGCCCGGGACTCTAGGCGGCCGGGAAGCCGGCCTGGCTTAG
- the TPPP3 gene encoding tubulin polymerization-promoting protein family member 3 encodes MAASTDVAGLEESFRKFAIHGDPKASGQEMNGKNWAKLCKDCKVADGKAVTGTDVDIVFSKVKAKSARVINYEEFKKALEELATKRFKGKSKEEAFDAICQLVAGKEPANVGVTKAKTGGAVDRLTDTSKYTGSHKERFDESGKGKGIAGRQDILDDSGYVSAYKNAGTYDAKVKK; translated from the exons ATGGCAGCAAGCACAGATGTAGCTGGGCTGGAGGAGAGCTTCCGCAAGTTTGCCATCCATGGTGACCCCAAGGCCAGTGGACAAGAGATGAATGGCAAGAACTGGGCCAAGCTGTGCAAAGACTGCAAGGTGGCTGACGGAAAGGCTGTGACAGGGACCGATGTTGACATCGTCTTCTCCAAAGTCAA GGCGAAGTCTGCTCGGGTCATCAACTATGAGGAGTTCAAGAAGGCCCTGGAAGAGCTGGCAACCAAGCGATTCAAGGGGAAGAGCAAGGAGGAAGCCTTTGATGCCATCTGCCAGCTGGTGGCAGGCAAGGAACCAGCCAATGTGGGCGTCACT aaagcaaaaacaggGGGTGCTGTAGACCGGCTGACCGACACCAGCAAGTACACCGGCTCCCACAAGGAGCGCTTTGATGAGAGCGGCAAGGGCAAGGGCATTGCTGGCCGGCAGGACATCCTGGACGACAGTGGCTATGTGAGTGCCTACAAGAATGCAGGCACCTATGATGCCAAAGTGAAGAAGTGA